The proteins below are encoded in one region of Methanofollis aquaemaris:
- a CDS encoding geranylgeranyl reductase family protein, translating to MYDVAVVGAGPSGSAAARACAEAGLSVLCIEEHAAPGFPVQCAGLLSCRAFSGCEVSDRSVLNTVQGARVVSDLGAEVFFDAQETKAYVVDRAILDEEMAMDAASAGAVFWPKTSVVGREEGRLVTRGASGRRDVGVKMVIAADGPRSSMARMLGLARAPVYLSGVQADIPLDLDTRYVEVHPNAAPQFFAWVIPTGEGRARVGLCGTGGVREAFTRFASRYPTGCTHLVTGTIPLGTMPRTYGQRTLFVGDAAGMAKPTSGGGVYTGVRAARHAAGVAASCCEADDFSDRTLAAYERRWQADFGQELSLGMRLFRLRQELSTEKMDVLIRTLSDPGVTDLIVEHGDMDRPGDLVRRLMIKPKVLLGLVTVAGPAVRVLLKENIVQVNK from the coding sequence ATGTATGACGTAGCGGTGGTCGGGGCCGGGCCTTCAGGCTCGGCGGCGGCACGGGCGTGCGCGGAGGCCGGGCTCTCGGTCCTCTGCATTGAGGAACACGCCGCACCCGGGTTCCCGGTTCAGTGTGCGGGCCTTCTCTCGTGCCGGGCATTTTCCGGGTGCGAGGTCTCCGACCGCTCGGTCCTCAACACAGTTCAAGGAGCGCGGGTCGTCTCCGACCTCGGTGCTGAGGTCTTTTTCGACGCACAGGAGACCAAGGCCTATGTCGTCGACCGTGCCATTCTGGATGAGGAGATGGCCATGGATGCCGCATCTGCGGGGGCCGTGTTCTGGCCGAAGACCTCGGTCGTCGGGCGCGAGGAGGGGCGACTGGTCACCCGCGGCGCCTCAGGTCGCCGGGACGTCGGGGTGAAGATGGTCATCGCCGCCGACGGGCCGCGCAGCAGCATGGCGCGGATGCTCGGCCTTGCCCGCGCACCGGTCTACCTCTCCGGGGTCCAGGCCGATATCCCCCTTGATCTCGACACCAGGTATGTGGAAGTCCACCCGAACGCCGCCCCACAGTTTTTCGCCTGGGTGATCCCGACCGGTGAGGGGCGGGCGCGAGTCGGGCTCTGCGGGACCGGAGGGGTGCGCGAGGCCTTCACACGCTTTGCAAGCCGGTATCCCACAGGCTGTACCCACCTGGTTACCGGGACCATCCCGCTCGGCACGATGCCGCGGACCTACGGGCAGCGGACCCTCTTTGTCGGGGACGCCGCCGGGATGGCAAAGCCCACCTCAGGAGGCGGGGTCTATACGGGGGTGCGCGCCGCGCGGCACGCCGCCGGGGTTGCGGCCTCCTGCTGCGAGGCCGACGATTTCTCGGACCGCACCCTCGCCGCATACGAGCGGCGGTGGCAGGCCGATTTCGGCCAGGAACTCTCCCTCGGGATGCGCCTCTTCAGGCTGAGACAGGAACTCTCTACCGAGAAGATGGACGTCCTCATCAGAACCCTCTCCGACCCCGGCGTCACCGACCTTATCGTGGAGCACGGTGACATGGACCGACCCGGCGATCTTGTCCGTAGACTTATGATAAAACCAAAAGTCCTGCTCGGGCTTGTAACCGTCGCCGGACCTGCAGTACGCGTACTTTTGAAAGAAAATATAGTACAAGTGAACAAGTAA